One genomic segment of Nocardia sp. XZ_19_385 includes these proteins:
- a CDS encoding 3'-5' exonuclease, with the protein MPDPLAQDRELEQEQAYLSVLYDRLDGMRAYAQNRLKTVLLENGGTPQARSERESFSQLYHEDLAKYDAAEHGLCFGRIDLTGDEATRYIGRLGILDEQDDYETLLLDWRAPLARPFYLATTAAPDGVTRRRHIRTRNRRVTAVNDEYLDLAAAERDGMVEGDGGVGSESALLAALNAARTGHMNDIVETIQSEQDTIIRSEHKSVLVVQGGPGTGKTAVALHRAAFLLYTYRQQLAKSGVLIIGPNATFLDYIGQVLPSLGETGVLLSTVGDLYPGVKATREDSLRAGEIKGALEIVEVLKQAVRDRQEAPADPIRLSFDGYPATLDRRIATKARGRARSSRRPHNLARPIFASSVIDALTDQVAQTMGADLSGGQSLLSRTDIAEIRDEMKSDPEVQAAIAKLWPILTPQEVLGDLLADPKRLDRVASALSAGDRAELLRPHNGEFSAADAPLLDELAELLGVDDTEDRERARRRRHAQIAEAQEALDILTGSAAAEVEDALDADEILMAYDLIDASQLADRQAYRSNQTTAERAAGDRTWTYGHVIIDEAQELSEMAWRMVMRRIPNRWITVVGDVAQTGDPAGASSWQRMLEPYVAQRWKLTELTVNYRTPAEIMAVAADVLAAIDPDATVPRSVRESGNPPVAHQVSAEEMVAAVREAVAREQGPGTSAVIVPHDLLTEFSELAGESVSVLTVHDVKGLEFDAVFLAEPQKILDESPRGLNDLYVALTRATQRLTVFHTGELPGVLGALS; encoded by the coding sequence TTGCCCGACCCTCTCGCTCAGGACCGCGAGTTAGAACAGGAACAGGCCTACCTGTCGGTCCTGTACGACCGGCTCGACGGTATGCGCGCCTACGCGCAGAACCGCCTCAAGACCGTGCTGCTGGAAAACGGTGGCACGCCGCAGGCCCGCAGTGAGCGGGAGTCGTTCAGTCAGCTCTACCACGAGGATCTGGCGAAGTACGACGCCGCCGAACACGGATTGTGTTTCGGGCGCATCGATTTGACCGGTGACGAGGCCACCCGCTACATCGGCCGACTCGGGATCCTCGACGAGCAGGACGACTACGAGACATTGCTGCTGGACTGGCGGGCCCCGCTGGCCCGGCCCTTCTATCTGGCCACCACCGCCGCCCCGGACGGCGTGACCAGGCGCCGGCACATTCGCACCCGCAATCGCCGGGTCACCGCCGTCAACGACGAATACCTCGATCTCGCAGCCGCCGAACGGGATGGCATGGTCGAGGGCGACGGCGGTGTGGGCAGCGAGAGCGCACTGCTGGCGGCGTTGAACGCCGCGCGCACCGGCCACATGAACGACATCGTGGAGACGATCCAGTCCGAGCAGGACACGATCATCCGCTCCGAGCACAAAAGCGTGCTGGTGGTGCAGGGCGGGCCGGGTACCGGCAAGACCGCCGTCGCGCTGCACCGCGCGGCCTTCCTGCTCTATACCTATCGGCAGCAACTGGCCAAGAGCGGTGTGCTGATCATCGGGCCGAACGCGACCTTCCTCGACTACATCGGGCAGGTGCTGCCCTCGCTCGGTGAGACCGGTGTGCTGCTGTCCACCGTCGGCGACCTGTACCCGGGAGTCAAAGCGACCCGGGAGGATTCGCTGCGGGCCGGCGAGATCAAGGGGGCCCTCGAGATCGTCGAGGTGCTCAAGCAGGCGGTGCGGGACCGGCAGGAGGCGCCCGCCGATCCGATCCGGCTCAGCTTCGACGGCTATCCGGCGACCCTGGATCGCCGGATCGCCACCAAGGCGCGCGGCCGGGCCCGGTCCTCGCGGCGGCCGCACAACCTGGCGCGGCCGATCTTCGCGAGCTCGGTCATCGACGCGCTGACCGATCAGGTGGCCCAGACCATGGGCGCGGACCTGTCCGGTGGTCAAAGTCTGCTCAGCCGAACCGATATCGCCGAGATCCGGGACGAGATGAAGTCCGATCCGGAGGTGCAGGCGGCGATCGCGAAGCTGTGGCCGATCCTGACGCCACAGGAGGTGCTGGGCGACCTGCTGGCCGATCCGAAGCGGCTCGACCGGGTGGCGTCGGCGCTGTCCGCCGGCGATCGGGCCGAGCTGCTGCGCCCGCACAACGGTGAATTCAGTGCCGCCGACGCGCCTTTGCTGGACGAGCTGGCCGAACTACTCGGCGTCGACGACACCGAGGACCGCGAACGGGCGCGCCGCCGCCGGCACGCGCAGATCGCCGAGGCGCAGGAAGCTCTCGACATCCTGACCGGATCCGCGGCCGCCGAGGTCGAGGACGCACTGGACGCCGACGAGATCCTGATGGCCTACGACCTCATCGACGCCTCCCAGCTCGCCGACCGGCAGGCCTACCGCAGCAACCAGACCACCGCCGAACGGGCCGCGGGCGACCGCACCTGGACCTACGGGCACGTCATCATCGATGAGGCGCAAGAACTTTCGGAGATGGCGTGGCGAATGGTGATGCGGCGCATCCCGAACCGGTGGATCACAGTGGTCGGTGACGTCGCGCAGACCGGCGACCCGGCGGGCGCGTCGTCGTGGCAGCGAATGCTGGAACCCTATGTGGCGCAACGGTGGAAGCTGACCGAGCTGACGGTGAACTACCGCACGCCCGCGGAGATCATGGCCGTTGCGGCCGATGTGCTCGCCGCCATCGATCCGGACGCGACGGTGCCGCGGTCGGTGCGCGAGAGCGGGAATCCTCCTGTGGCGCACCAAGTCTCGGCCGAGGAGATGGTCGCGGCGGTGCGGGAAGCGGTGGCGCGGGAGCAGGGGCCCGGCACCAGCGCGGTGATCGTGCCACACGACCTGCTGACCGAATTCTCGGAGCTGGCAGGGGAATCGGTGTCGGTGCTGACGGTGCACGATGTGAAAGGTCTGGAATTCGACGCGGTGTTCCTGGCGGAGCCCCAGAAAATTCTGGACGAGTCGCCTC
- a CDS encoding antibiotic biosynthesis monooxygenase codes for MIIEHVLLPVRAELSEAFEAAFARAQPIIAGMPGFRSLSLSRCVEDPGNYLLLVEWDRLEDHVEGFRGSPEYQEWKALLHHFYDPFPTVLHFAPVTLPAVAARAGNPQ; via the coding sequence GTGATCATCGAACATGTCCTGCTGCCGGTCCGAGCCGAATTGTCGGAGGCGTTCGAGGCAGCCTTCGCGCGCGCCCAGCCGATCATCGCCGGGATGCCGGGGTTCCGATCGCTGTCGCTGTCCCGGTGCGTCGAAGACCCCGGCAACTACCTGCTTCTGGTCGAATGGGACCGGCTCGAAGACCACGTCGAGGGGTTCCGCGGCTCGCCGGAGTATCAGGAGTGGAAGGCGCTGCTGCACCACTTCTACGATCCGTTTCCGACGGTGCTGCACTTCGCGCCGGTGACCCTACCTGCGGTGGCGGCGAGGGCGGGAAATCCGCAGTAG
- a CDS encoding diguanylate cyclase domain-containing protein, which produces MGSEGIGGENTPASTSEAEELAQRYRSLVDHTPDGVCVHQDGLVVYVNRAAIRLLGAAGAEDLLGKPVTQFVHPDSVPGMLDRISHLTTAGAASHPTEMQLLRLDGRPVPVETVSVLTPWQHHFAYQVVIHDLTAQRAAEQAQRLAEEHFTTVVSQLEEGVVVIDRNGRIESANPAAGRIFGKPEHAEELVGLSIHELPMVLLDANAQPLPPSRHPIARTLETGETITGYTFGVDRADGQRRWLSGSSRLLNPDDPASPAVSSFADVTEFRASRRQLEYQATHDSLTGLANRSLILSQLAAALATSGTAAGGAGRSSADQQVSTVLFIDLDGFKAINDTLGHAIGDTVLQIVAQRLQRALRGDDVVGRLGGDEFLVLLAGPTRREDLDALVQRLRSTMSEPIVARGHRIEVNASIGVTELVQGDHRSPEAVLHDADVAMYRAKPVGDREATVKGRRPNNTHAS; this is translated from the coding sequence TTGGGTTCGGAAGGGATAGGCGGCGAGAACACCCCGGCCAGTACGTCTGAGGCCGAGGAGCTCGCGCAGCGGTACCGGTCACTGGTCGATCACACCCCGGACGGGGTCTGTGTGCACCAGGACGGTCTCGTCGTCTACGTGAACCGAGCCGCCATCCGCTTACTGGGGGCCGCCGGCGCCGAGGACCTCCTGGGGAAACCGGTCACCCAATTCGTCCATCCCGATTCGGTGCCGGGCATGCTCGACCGGATCAGCCACCTCACCACCGCGGGTGCCGCCTCGCACCCCACCGAGATGCAGCTGCTGCGCCTGGACGGGCGCCCGGTGCCGGTGGAGACGGTGTCGGTGCTGACGCCCTGGCAGCACCATTTCGCCTACCAGGTGGTCATCCACGATCTGACCGCCCAGCGCGCCGCCGAGCAGGCCCAGCGCCTGGCCGAGGAACACTTCACCACGGTCGTTTCGCAGCTCGAAGAGGGCGTGGTCGTCATCGATCGCAACGGCCGCATCGAATCGGCCAATCCGGCGGCCGGGCGCATCTTCGGTAAGCCCGAACACGCCGAGGAGCTGGTCGGCCTGAGCATCCACGAACTACCGATGGTGCTGCTGGACGCGAACGCGCAGCCGCTGCCGCCGTCGCGGCACCCGATCGCGCGCACCCTGGAAACCGGCGAAACGATCACCGGCTACACCTTCGGGGTGGACCGCGCCGACGGGCAGCGCCGCTGGCTCTCCGGCTCGAGCCGGCTGCTGAATCCGGACGACCCGGCCTCCCCCGCGGTGTCCTCCTTCGCCGATGTCACCGAATTCCGCGCCAGCCGTAGGCAATTGGAGTATCAGGCCACCCACGATTCGCTGACCGGGCTGGCGAACCGATCGCTGATCCTGTCCCAGCTCGCGGCCGCCCTGGCCACCTCGGGGACGGCAGCCGGCGGGGCGGGTAGGTCCAGCGCGGATCAGCAGGTGTCCACGGTGCTGTTCATCGACCTGGACGGATTCAAGGCGATCAACGACACACTGGGCCACGCCATCGGCGACACCGTCCTGCAGATCGTCGCGCAGCGGCTGCAGCGGGCGCTGCGCGGCGACGATGTGGTCGGACGACTCGGCGGCGACGAATTCCTGGTGCTGCTGGCCGGGCCGACCCGCCGCGAGGACCTGGACGCGCTGGTCCAGCGGCTGCGCTCCACCATGTCCGAGCCGATCGTCGCGCGCGGCCACCGCATCGAGGTCAACGCCTCCATCGGCGTCACCGAGCTGGTGCAGGGCGACCACCGCTCCCCCGAAGCGGTACTCCACGACGCCGATGTGGCCATGTACCGCGCCAAGCCCGTCGGCGACCGCGAAGCCACCGTCAAGGGCCGCCGCCCCAACAACACCCACGCGTCCTGA
- a CDS encoding beta-ketoacyl synthase N-terminal-like domain-containing protein produces the protein MPGVNARTIKHQDHIAGIGAVTGYGWGREALWQGLISGKSAATLQSGYGRDRNEHAWVALVPDGGDPSISKSRYGRAIHEAAREAIADATARGWRPGGTVGLVHAIVLGDVVNWRDFYLVDHGHRRSRDYLPLLPSTPISMLMQEFGFHGPSMNVSAACSSANVGLITAKLWLDAGVADDVICVASDMSATPDMLEHFVHMGAAVADAEPMDACRPFQRGSRGFSMAEASMAFVLTKAVDRPYAAIVGGGMTNDAYHVVSVEPDHKQIIDCARRALAQAGLRPEDIAYFNAHGTGTRQCGAAETDLMARMFDDGPLIYALKPLAGHSQGAAAGVEVAAAAMGYERRIVPAAPIVAQAHPRLLDGPQPFQGGYTLKAALGMGGHNSMLVLGEPG, from the coding sequence ATGCCAGGGGTCAACGCGAGAACGATAAAGCACCAAGATCATATAGCCGGCATCGGCGCGGTCACCGGATACGGCTGGGGCCGTGAGGCGCTCTGGCAGGGGCTGATCAGCGGCAAATCCGCGGCTACGCTGCAGTCCGGCTACGGCCGGGACCGGAACGAGCACGCCTGGGTGGCGCTGGTGCCCGACGGCGGTGATCCGTCGATCAGCAAGAGCCGCTACGGCCGCGCCATTCACGAGGCGGCGCGCGAGGCCATCGCCGACGCCACCGCGCGCGGCTGGCGCCCGGGCGGCACCGTCGGCCTGGTGCACGCGATCGTGCTCGGCGACGTGGTGAATTGGCGTGACTTCTACCTCGTCGACCACGGGCACCGCCGCTCCCGCGACTACCTGCCGCTGCTGCCCTCGACGCCGATCTCGATGCTGATGCAGGAGTTCGGTTTCCACGGTCCCTCCATGAATGTCTCGGCGGCCTGCAGCTCGGCCAATGTCGGTCTGATCACGGCCAAGCTCTGGCTGGACGCGGGCGTCGCCGATGACGTCATCTGCGTGGCTTCGGATATGTCCGCGACTCCGGACATGCTCGAGCATTTCGTGCATATGGGCGCGGCGGTGGCCGACGCCGAACCCATGGACGCCTGCCGCCCCTTCCAGCGCGGCAGCCGCGGGTTCAGCATGGCCGAGGCCTCGATGGCATTCGTACTGACCAAAGCCGTGGATCGGCCCTACGCCGCGATCGTCGGCGGCGGCATGACCAACGACGCCTATCACGTGGTGTCGGTGGAGCCCGATCACAAGCAGATCATCGATTGCGCGCGGCGCGCGCTGGCACAGGCCGGTCTGAGACCGGAGGACATCGCCTACTTCAACGCGCACGGCACCGGCACCCGCCAATGCGGTGCCGCCGAAACCGACCTGATGGCAAGGATGTTCGACGACGGACCGCTGATCTACGCGCTCAAGCCGCTGGCCGGGCACAGTCAGGGCGCGGCCGCCGGCGTCGAGGTGGCGGCCGCGGCCATGGGCTACGAGCGCCGCATCGTTCCGGCCGCGCCGATCGTCGCGCAGGCGCATCCGCGGCTGCTGGACGGCCCGCAACCGTTCCAGGGCGGGTACACCCTCAAAGCGGCTCTCGGAATGGGCGGTCATAATTCCATGCTCGTCCTCGGGGAGCCGGGCTAG
- a CDS encoding GAF domain-containing sensor histidine kinase — translation MPDDRGNDLYSVRDTLSQLRLRELLSEVKERVELIIDSRDRMDGLVEAMLTVTSGLDLDDTLRAIVRTATSLVDARYGALAVLGHDMQVAQFLDEGMDEQVRGSIGKLPEGHGVLGAVFHRSKPLRLEDLTKHPESVGLPPGHPPMRTFLGVPVRIRDEVFGSLYLTEKAGGQPFTEDDDVLVQALAAAAGIAVDNARLYESARTRQAWIEATRDIATEFLAGTESEQVLAHVVDHARTLTGSHRAFLAGATGIQRRAGEVSELTLTQWSGPGTGHEGWLVLTEGTALGEAFHRRTPLRFDDAGAIDLGVPLADVGPVLILPLCTPDATLGVLVAVRPAGSAPYPDELVELTAAFTDQAALAMQLAGTQRRMRELDILADRDRIARDLHDHVIQRLFAIGLSLQAAEPQAQVPDVRQRISTGVADLQEVVQEIRTSIFDLHGGDAQTSRLQQRLEDAVRQQTSDTPLRGSLQVTGPLSVLEAELADHAEAVVREAVSNAVRHSGGSVVTVEISVDDNLTIVVIDDGWGIPHHVIRSGLRNLEQRAEKANGEFIIGPAIRPSGNPDELPGTRLCWSVPLPTG, via the coding sequence ATGCCCGACGACCGCGGCAACGACCTGTACTCGGTGCGCGACACGCTGTCCCAGCTACGACTGCGCGAGCTGCTCAGCGAGGTCAAAGAACGCGTCGAGCTCATCATCGACTCGCGCGACCGGATGGACGGCCTGGTCGAGGCGATGCTGACAGTAACCTCCGGGCTGGACCTGGACGACACCTTGCGCGCCATCGTGCGCACCGCGACAAGTCTGGTAGACGCCCGCTACGGCGCGCTCGCGGTGCTCGGCCACGACATGCAGGTGGCCCAATTCCTCGACGAGGGCATGGACGAACAGGTCCGGGGAAGCATCGGCAAACTCCCCGAGGGGCACGGCGTGCTCGGCGCGGTGTTCCATCGCAGCAAACCGTTGCGCCTGGAAGACCTCACCAAACATCCGGAGTCCGTGGGCCTTCCACCCGGCCACCCGCCGATGCGTACCTTCCTCGGCGTGCCGGTCCGGATCCGCGACGAAGTCTTCGGCAGCCTGTATCTCACCGAGAAAGCCGGTGGTCAGCCGTTCACCGAGGACGACGACGTCCTGGTCCAGGCGCTGGCCGCCGCCGCGGGCATCGCCGTCGACAACGCCCGGCTCTACGAATCCGCGCGCACCCGGCAGGCTTGGATCGAGGCGACCCGCGATATCGCCACCGAATTCCTCGCGGGCACCGAATCCGAACAGGTCCTCGCCCACGTCGTCGACCACGCGCGCACGCTGACGGGTTCGCACCGCGCGTTCCTGGCCGGCGCGACCGGAATACAGCGCCGTGCCGGTGAGGTCAGCGAATTGACGCTGACCCAGTGGTCCGGGCCGGGAACCGGGCACGAGGGCTGGCTGGTGCTCACCGAAGGCACCGCGCTGGGCGAGGCGTTCCATCGCCGTACGCCGCTGCGCTTCGACGACGCGGGCGCCATCGATCTCGGTGTGCCGCTGGCCGACGTGGGGCCGGTGCTGATCCTGCCGCTGTGCACGCCCGACGCGACGCTGGGCGTGCTGGTCGCGGTGCGCCCCGCCGGTTCCGCGCCCTACCCGGACGAACTCGTCGAACTCACCGCGGCTTTCACCGATCAGGCGGCGCTGGCCATGCAGCTGGCCGGCACCCAGCGCCGGATGCGCGAACTCGACATCCTCGCCGACCGCGACCGCATCGCGCGCGACCTGCACGACCATGTCATCCAGCGGCTGTTCGCGATCGGCCTGAGCCTGCAGGCCGCGGAGCCACAGGCCCAGGTCCCCGATGTGCGGCAACGGATCTCGACCGGCGTCGCCGATCTGCAGGAGGTGGTGCAGGAGATCCGCACCTCGATCTTCGACCTGCACGGCGGCGACGCGCAGACCAGCCGGCTGCAGCAGCGCCTGGAAGACGCGGTGCGCCAGCAGACTTCGGACACTCCGCTGCGCGGCAGCCTGCAAGTGACCGGGCCGCTGTCGGTGCTGGAGGCCGAACTCGCCGACCACGCCGAGGCGGTGGTGCGGGAAGCGGTGAGCAACGCGGTGCGGCATTCCGGCGGCAGCGTCGTCACGGTGGAGATCAGCGTCGACGACAACCTGACCATCGTGGTGATCGACGACGGCTGGGGCATCCCACATCACGTCATCCGCAGTGGACTGCGCAATCTGGAGCAGCGCGCCGAGAAGGCCAACGGCGAGTTCATCATCGGGCCCGCGATCCGGCCCAGCGGCAATCCGGACGAGCTACCCGGTACCCGGCTGTGCTGGTCGGTGCCGCTGCCGACCGGCTAG
- a CDS encoding sigma 54 modulation/S30EA ribosomal C-terminal domain-containing protein — MNSSQALYSERGNTRGNSEQWTTAADPGLAVTTRGAVPAADVTRAVRAIGRVLRRHHLDVPARVRVTAPADGDQPTVVQANVRLHDTPARVQVTGPRGFAVTFAVERLDRQIARLASNQSRAWPDPARPPLARVTEPRPVVRRKSVSLLTGTPGEAMAILDAMDYDAYLFLDQETGEEAIVHWCELLGVGVARQHSTEEPEEQTVNSLPLSVDSEPAPQLTELDAAAWLCRSGLPYLFFTDADSGRGRLLYRRYDGDLSIVVPAE; from the coding sequence ATGAATTCGTCGCAGGCGTTGTATTCGGAGCGTGGCAACACGCGGGGCAACTCGGAGCAGTGGACTACCGCCGCGGATCCGGGTCTCGCGGTCACAACGCGCGGTGCGGTACCCGCGGCGGATGTCACCCGGGCGGTGCGGGCCATCGGCCGTGTGCTGCGCCGGCATCACCTGGATGTCCCTGCCCGAGTGCGGGTTACCGCGCCCGCCGACGGCGATCAGCCCACGGTGGTGCAGGCCAATGTGCGGTTGCACGACACTCCGGCGCGGGTGCAGGTCACCGGGCCGCGCGGGTTCGCGGTCACCTTCGCGGTGGAGCGGCTGGACCGGCAGATCGCCCGGCTGGCCTCGAATCAGTCTCGGGCCTGGCCGGATCCGGCCCGGCCGCCGCTGGCTCGGGTCACCGAGCCGCGTCCGGTGGTGCGCCGCAAGTCGGTCTCGCTGCTCACCGGCACTCCCGGCGAGGCGATGGCGATCCTGGACGCGATGGATTACGACGCCTACCTCTTCCTCGATCAGGAGACGGGGGAGGAGGCGATCGTGCACTGGTGTGAGTTGCTCGGCGTCGGGGTCGCGCGCCAGCACAGCACCGAGGAGCCCGAGGAGCAGACGGTGAATTCGCTTCCGCTCAGCGTGGATTCGGAGCCCGCCCCGCAGCTCACCGAGCTGGATGCCGCCGCCTGGCTGTGCCGGTCCGGCCTGCCCTACCTGTTCTTCACCGACGCCGACAGCGGACGCGGCCGGCTGCTCTACCGTCGCTACGACGGTGACTTGAGCATCGTGGTGCCCGCCGAATAG
- a CDS encoding response regulator transcription factor encodes MLRVFLVDDHEIVRRGLIDLLESDPELSVIGEAGDVAHAMAGIRALRPDVAVLDVRLPDGNGIELCRDLLAENDGLRCLILTSYTDEHAMLDAILAGAGGYVVKNIKGMELAEAIKAVGSGRSLLDTRAAAALKARLRNSTENDGPLAGLTDQERRLLALLGEGLTNRQIAARMFLAEKTVKNYVSRLLAKLGMERRTQAAVLASKLREG; translated from the coding sequence GTGCTCAGAGTGTTCCTGGTCGACGACCACGAGATCGTCCGCCGCGGCCTCATCGACCTGCTGGAAAGCGATCCGGAGCTGTCGGTGATCGGCGAGGCCGGCGATGTCGCTCATGCCATGGCCGGCATCCGCGCGCTGCGCCCCGACGTGGCGGTGCTCGATGTTCGCCTGCCCGACGGCAACGGCATCGAACTGTGCCGCGATCTGCTCGCCGAAAACGACGGATTGCGGTGTCTCATCCTGACTTCCTACACCGACGAGCACGCCATGCTCGATGCCATCCTGGCGGGCGCGGGCGGCTATGTGGTGAAGAACATCAAGGGGATGGAGCTCGCGGAGGCGATCAAGGCGGTCGGGTCGGGCCGCTCGTTGCTCGACACCCGGGCGGCGGCGGCGCTGAAGGCGCGTTTGCGCAACAGCACCGAAAACGACGGCCCCCTGGCCGGTCTCACCGACCAGGAGCGCCGCCTGCTCGCCTTGCTCGGCGAAGGACTCACCAACCGGCAGATCGCCGCACGGATGTTCCTGGCGGAGAAGACGGTCAAGAACTACGTCTCCCGGCTGCTGGCCAAGCTGGGTATGGAGCGCCGCACCCAGGCGGCGGTGCTGGCCTCCAAACTGCGTGAGGGCTGA
- a CDS encoding glycosyltransferase family 4 protein has protein sequence MKIGLIVPPWVPVPPPAYGGTEAVVGNLAIGLDRLGHDVHLFTVGESTCPVKCSYLFEHPTAQIGVGEAELMHVLHAYEALSDCDIIHDHTSLGPFIGASAGGPPVVVTNHGPFTPMRQDMFRAMAEQHAHIIAISESQKRAAGDKVPIDEVIHHGIDLDDYRYGPGDGGYVVFVGRMNPEKGVHRAVQVARLAKRKLLLITKIREPEEWAYYKERVRPLMGPDDPEPREEPLATRVELVRHADALINPIGWPEPFGLVMAESLACGTPVLAFPNGAAPEIVEHERTGFLCRDIWDMADALDRVGTIDRRVCRNSAERRFSLLRMARDHERLYRRILTGERTSRAMVPETVS, from the coding sequence ATGAAGATCGGACTTATTGTTCCGCCCTGGGTTCCGGTTCCGCCGCCTGCTTATGGCGGCACCGAAGCCGTAGTCGGAAACCTGGCTATCGGTCTGGATCGGCTCGGCCATGATGTTCACCTTTTCACCGTTGGCGAGTCGACCTGTCCGGTCAAATGTTCGTATCTGTTCGAACATCCGACCGCACAGATCGGCGTCGGTGAGGCCGAATTGATGCACGTGCTGCACGCCTACGAGGCGCTCAGCGATTGCGACATCATTCACGACCACACCTCGCTCGGGCCGTTCATCGGTGCCTCGGCCGGCGGTCCGCCGGTGGTGGTGACCAACCACGGCCCCTTTACGCCCATGCGCCAGGACATGTTCCGCGCCATGGCCGAACAGCACGCGCACATCATCGCGATCTCCGAATCCCAGAAACGGGCGGCGGGCGACAAGGTGCCCATCGACGAGGTCATCCATCACGGCATCGACCTCGACGACTACCGGTACGGGCCGGGCGACGGCGGCTATGTGGTGTTCGTCGGCCGGATGAATCCGGAGAAGGGCGTGCATCGCGCGGTGCAGGTGGCGCGGCTGGCGAAGCGAAAGCTGCTGCTGATCACCAAGATCAGAGAACCCGAGGAGTGGGCCTACTACAAAGAGCGGGTGCGCCCGCTGATGGGGCCCGACGATCCGGAGCCGCGCGAAGAGCCCCTGGCGACGCGCGTGGAGCTGGTCCGGCACGCCGACGCGCTGATCAATCCCATCGGCTGGCCCGAACCTTTCGGTCTGGTCATGGCCGAGTCATTGGCTTGCGGCACACCGGTTCTGGCGTTCCCGAACGGCGCCGCGCCGGAGATCGTGGAACACGAGCGCACCGGGTTCCTGTGCCGCGATATCTGGGACATGGCCGACGCTTTGGACCGTGTCGGCACCATAGATCGGCGCGTTTGCCGGAATTCGGCGGAGCGACGGTTTAGCCTGCTCCGCATGGCCCGTGACCATGAGCGGCTCTACCGCCGCATACTGACCGGTGAACGGACGAGCCGGGCGATGGTGCCCGAAACGGTGTCGTGA